A stretch of Manis javanica isolate MJ-LG chromosome 1, MJ_LKY, whole genome shotgun sequence DNA encodes these proteins:
- the IL1RL1 gene encoding interleukin-1 receptor-like 1 — translation MRLWVLATLTVLIHSTAAKFRKPSWGLENEALIARCPRQGKSQYPVDWYYSEANINIATQRGNRVFASGEHLKFLPANVNDSGIYTCIIRSPTSNKTGYVNVTVYGKQPDCNIPDYRMYSTTSGSEKNSKIYCPTIGLYNWTAPVEWFKNCKALQGLRYRSHKTFLLIDNVTSKDAGDYTCKFMHNENGVTYNVTATRSFTVEDEQSFSLFPVIIAPPHNETKEVEIGQTVNITCSACFGKGSQIMAYVLWQVNRSKVENFGEARIQEEQEQNQSSSNDFTCLKTVLRIVDVREEDLLLEYHCLALNLHGLRRHIIRLRRKNPIDRQSNYYILAGFSILLMLINVLVIFLKVFWIEVILLWRDIARPYKTRNDGKIYDAYVIYPRNYKNSPEVASSVESFVHQILPDVLENKCGYNLCIYGRDLLPGEDAVTAVEANIQKSRRHIFILTPEIMHSKEFAYEQEIALHSALIQNDSKVILIEIEAPSGPNRLQFGELQDSLKHIVKVQGTIKWREDHVASKQSLNSKFWKQVRYHMPVANKLTGKTSGLASLSTQGQ, via the exons ATGAGACTTTGGGTCTTAGCCACTCTAACAGTTCTTATACATTCCACAGCAGCTAAGTTTA GAAAACCATCCTGGGGTCTGGAAAATGAGGCTTTAATTGCGAGATGTCCTAGACAAGGAAAATCTCAATACCCTGTGGATTGGTATTACTCAGAAGCCAACATAAATATTGCCACCCAGAGAGGAAATCGTGTATTTGCCTCAGGGGAACACCTTAAATTTCTCCCGGCCAACGTCAATGATTCTGGAATTTATACTTGCATTATCAGAAG TCCTACCTCCAATAAGACTGGATATGTGAATGTCACTGTATATGGAAAACAACCAGATTGCAATATTCCAGATTATCGGATGTATTCAACAACATCTGGATCcgaaaaaaattccaaaatatattgCCCTACAATTGGCCTCTACAATTGGACAGCACCTGTTGAGTGGTTTAAG AATTGTAAAGCTCTTCAAGGCCTGAGATACCGCTCACACAAGACATTTTTGCTAATTGACAATGTAACTAGCAAAGATGCAGGTGATTATACATGTAAATTTATGCACAATGAAAATGGGGTCACCTACAATGTGACAGCAACCAGATCATTCACAGTTGAAG atgaGCAAAGCTTTTCTCTGTTTCCAGTAATTATAGCTCCTCCACACAATGAAACAAAGGAAGTGGAAATTG GACAAACGGTAAACATAACTTGCTCTGCCTGCTTTGGGAAAGGCTCTCAGATCATGGCTTATGTCCTGTGGCAGGTCAACAGAAGCAAAGTTGAGAACTTTGGTGAAGCAAGAATTCAAGAGGAGCAAGAGCAAAATCAAAG TTCTAGCAACGACTTCACTTGTCTGAAAACTGTTTTAAGAATAGTTGATGTGAGAGAAGAGGATTTACTGCTGGAGTACCACTGTCTGGCCCTGAATTTGCACGGCTTGCGAAGACACATCATAAGACTAAGGAGGAAAAACCCCA TTGATCGTCAAAGCAACTACTACATACTTGCAGGATTTAGCATATTGTTAATGCTAATCAATGTCctggtgatatttttaaaagtgttctgGATCGAGGTTATTCTGCTCTGGAGAGACATAGCTAGACCTTACAAGACTAGAAATG ATGGAAAGATTTATGATGCTTATGTTATCTATCCAAGGAACTACAAAAATAGTCCAGAGGTGGCCAGTTCTGTGGAATCCTTTGTTCACCAGATTCTGCCTGATGTTCTTGAAAATAAGTGTGGCTATAACTTGTGCATTTATGGGAGAGATCTGCTACCTGGAGAAG atgcAGTCACTGCTGTGGAAGCCAACATACAAAAGAGCAGGCGGCACATTTTCATCCTGACTCCTGAGATCATGCACAGCAAGGAGTTTGCCTATGAACAGGAGATCGCCTTGCACAGCGCCCTCATCCAGAATGACTCCAAGGTGATTCTCATTGAAATAGAGGCTCCCAGCGGGCCCAACAGGCTGCAGTTTGGAGAGCTCCAAGATTCCCTAAAGCATATTGTGAAAGTGCAGGGCACCATCAAGTGGAGGGAAGACCATGTGGCCAGCAAACAGTCCCTGAATTCCAAATTCTGGAAGCAAGTGAGGTACCACATGCCTGTGGCAAACAAACTTACTGGAAAAACTTCTGGTTTGGCTTCTCTGAGCACCCAGGGGCAGTAG